A part of Streptomyces sp. NBC_01451 genomic DNA contains:
- a CDS encoding PadR family transcriptional regulator, which produces MSIGHTLLGLLESGPRHGYDLKRAFDEKFGQDRPLHYGQVYATMSRLLKHGLVEVDGVESGDGPERKRYAITDAGITDVEQWLATPEKPEPYLQSTLYTKVVLALLTHRNAADILDTQRAEHLRMMRILTDRKRRGDLADQLVCDHALFHLEADLRWLELTAARLDKLALAVTSR; this is translated from the coding sequence ATGTCCATCGGTCACACCCTTCTGGGACTCCTGGAGTCCGGCCCGCGACACGGTTACGACCTGAAGCGGGCCTTCGACGAGAAGTTCGGTCAGGACCGCCCGCTGCACTACGGGCAGGTCTACGCGACGATGTCCCGGCTGCTGAAGCACGGACTCGTCGAGGTCGACGGGGTCGAGTCCGGCGACGGGCCCGAGCGCAAGCGGTACGCGATCACCGACGCCGGGATCACCGACGTGGAGCAGTGGCTCGCGACGCCCGAGAAGCCCGAGCCGTATCTGCAGTCGACCCTCTACACCAAGGTCGTCCTCGCGCTGCTCACGCACCGGAACGCCGCCGACATCCTCGACACGCAGCGCGCCGAGCACCTGCGGATGATGCGCATCCTCACCGACCGAAAGCGCCGGGGCGACCTCGCCGACCAGCTCGTCTGCGACCACGCCCTGTTCCACCTCGAAGCCGATCTGCGCTGGCTGGAACTGACCGCCGCGCGTCTGGACAAGCTCGCTCTGGCGGTGACGTCCCGATGA
- a CDS encoding ABC transporter permease, which yields MSARRGDLPRERSRAWGRSRDLGMGIRFAFTGGREGWGRVLLTAVGVGLGVALLLLTTAIPSALSARHERESARTNIMYVDKQMPKADNTLLVAVADTTYRSDDIRGRALEPEGVRAPLPPGVDRFPAVGEMIVSPALERLLKSGDGKLLRERLPDRIVGTIDGDGLRGPAELAFYRGADHLAERLTNGVNTRINRFGDLNPSSEGMDPVLLLLTLVVFVVLLMPVGVFIATAVRFGGERRDRRLAALRLVGADVGMTRRIASGEAFAGAAVGLVLGAVFFLIGRQAAGHVEILDMSVFPSDVNPEPALAVLVGVTVPVAAVLVTLFALRGVVIEPLGVVRTARPPRRRLWWRLLMPLGGVAALSPMIGQGNDAGQFNDLLVITGVTLLLIGVTALLPWVVEAAVARLGSGGLSWQLAVRRLQLSSGTAARMVNGIAVAVAGAIALQMFFAGVSGAYTTASDQDLDRAQMEFSVPDNVSPASAAQQLSSTRGVRKITVISFASVGEKAKDPENYVELTIGDCAALREMGRLPSCRDGDAFTVRGAEYDTQTPRLVKPGRELWISPDYTQSANRSVAWTVPAGLKQSGVREDPSGSEHGGILATPGALPKEIVARAAGRIFIGIDPGVPDARDRVRNTAALIDPLTSPDTWTSSDRTKQFNSIRTGLFVGATCVLLLIGVSLLVSQLEQLRERRKLLSSLVAFGTRRRTLSLSVLWQTAIPIGLGLVLSSAVGLTLGSVLLRMTSRSVHVDWGAVLMMTGIGAGVVLLVTVLSLPPLLRLMRPDGLRTE from the coding sequence ATGAGTGCTCGACGGGGGGACCTCCCGCGCGAGCGGAGCCGCGCGTGGGGGCGGAGCAGGGACCTGGGCATGGGGATCCGGTTCGCCTTCACGGGCGGGCGCGAGGGCTGGGGCCGGGTCCTGCTGACGGCCGTCGGGGTCGGGCTCGGGGTGGCGCTGCTGCTGCTGACGACCGCCATCCCGAGCGCCCTGTCGGCCCGGCACGAGCGCGAGAGCGCCCGGACGAACATCATGTACGTCGACAAGCAGATGCCGAAGGCCGACAACACGCTGCTCGTCGCCGTGGCGGACACGACCTACCGCTCCGACGACATACGCGGGCGGGCACTGGAACCCGAAGGCGTACGGGCGCCCCTGCCACCGGGGGTCGACAGGTTCCCCGCGGTCGGGGAGATGATCGTCTCGCCCGCTCTCGAACGGCTGCTGAAGTCCGGCGACGGCAAGCTGCTGCGGGAGCGGCTGCCCGACCGGATCGTCGGCACCATCGACGGCGACGGGCTCAGGGGACCGGCCGAACTCGCCTTCTACCGGGGCGCCGACCATCTCGCGGAGCGCCTCACCAACGGTGTGAACACGCGGATCAACCGGTTCGGGGATCTGAATCCGAGTTCCGAGGGGATGGACCCCGTCCTGCTCCTCCTCACCCTCGTCGTCTTCGTGGTGCTGCTGATGCCGGTCGGTGTCTTCATCGCCACGGCCGTACGGTTCGGCGGTGAGCGGCGCGACCGGCGGCTGGCCGCCCTGCGGCTGGTCGGGGCCGACGTCGGGATGACCCGGCGGATCGCCTCGGGCGAGGCCTTCGCGGGCGCCGCGGTCGGGCTCGTCCTCGGCGCCGTCTTCTTCCTGATCGGCCGGCAGGCCGCGGGCCACGTCGAGATCCTCGACATGAGCGTCTTCCCCAGCGATGTGAATCCGGAGCCCGCGCTGGCCGTCCTGGTCGGCGTCACGGTGCCGGTGGCGGCGGTGCTGGTCACCCTGTTCGCACTGCGCGGAGTGGTGATCGAACCGCTCGGCGTGGTGCGTACGGCCCGGCCGCCGCGCCGCCGGCTGTGGTGGCGGCTGCTGATGCCGCTGGGCGGGGTCGCGGCGCTCTCCCCCATGATCGGACAGGGCAACGACGCCGGGCAGTTCAACGACCTCCTCGTCATCACCGGTGTCACGCTGCTCCTCATCGGGGTGACCGCGCTGCTGCCCTGGGTCGTCGAGGCGGCCGTCGCCCGGCTCGGCTCCGGCGGGCTCTCCTGGCAACTGGCCGTCCGACGGCTCCAGTTGAGCAGCGGTACAGCGGCTCGCATGGTGAACGGCATCGCGGTGGCGGTGGCCGGTGCGATCGCGCTGCAGATGTTCTTCGCCGGGGTCTCCGGTGCCTACACGACCGCGTCGGACCAGGACCTCGACCGGGCCCAGATGGAGTTCAGCGTTCCCGACAACGTCTCCCCGGCCTCGGCGGCCCAGCAGCTCTCCAGCACCAGGGGCGTACGGAAGATCACCGTGATCTCCTTCGCCTCGGTCGGCGAGAAGGCCAAGGACCCGGAAAACTATGTTGAGTTGACCATCGGCGACTGCGCCGCCCTGCGTGAGATGGGCCGTCTGCCCTCGTGCCGCGACGGCGACGCCTTCACCGTGCGGGGCGCCGAGTACGACACTCAGACGCCCCGACTGGTCAAGCCGGGACGGGAGTTGTGGATCAGCCCGGACTACACGCAGTCGGCGAACCGGTCGGTCGCCTGGACGGTGCCTGCCGGCCTCAAACAGTCCGGTGTGCGCGAGGACCCGTCCGGGAGCGAGCACGGCGGCATCCTCGCCACGCCGGGTGCCCTGCCCAAGGAGATCGTGGCGCGGGCGGCCGGCCGGATCTTCATCGGCATCGATCCCGGGGTGCCGGACGCCCGCGACCGCGTCCGCAACACGGCGGCGCTGATCGATCCCCTCACCTCGCCCGACACCTGGACGTCGAGCGATCGCACCAAGCAGTTCAACTCGATCCGCACGGGCCTCTTCGTCGGCGCGACCTGTGTCCTGCTGCTGATCGGGGTGAGCCTGCTGGTCTCCCAGCTGGAGCAGTTGCGCGAGCGCCGGAAGCTGCTGTCGTCCCTGGTCGCCTTCGGCACCCGGCGGCGCACCCTGAGCCTGTCGGTGCTGTGGCAGACCGCGATCCCGATCGGACTGGGGCTGGTGCTGTCTTCGGCGGTGGGGCTGACCCTGGGCTCCGTCCTGCTGAGGATGACGAGCAGGTCGGTCCACGTCGACTGGGGCGCCGTACTGATGATGACCGGCATCGGCGCGGGCGTCGTGCTGCTGGTGACGGTGCTGAGTCTGCCGCCGCTGCTGCGGCTGATGCGGCCGGACGGTCTGCGCACGGAGTAG
- a CDS encoding roadblock/LC7 domain-containing protein: protein MDHKALAMEMRDLREKVDGITDTAIAATDGLLIAADTAESIDPESLAAIAAAGLGLARRAAQATGRGTLRRTVTYGSQGCAAFYAVGDTALMVVLGDEGVDLDRLHRATQPALRRIGSILTATESAVATEGV, encoded by the coding sequence ATGGACCACAAAGCGCTGGCCATGGAAATGCGCGACCTGCGCGAAAAAGTGGACGGAATCACCGACACGGCGATCGCCGCGACCGACGGACTGCTCATCGCGGCGGACACCGCCGAGTCGATCGACCCCGAGAGCCTCGCCGCCATCGCCGCCGCGGGACTCGGCCTCGCCCGTCGGGCGGCCCAGGCGACCGGCCGGGGCACCCTGCGCCGGACGGTCACCTACGGCAGCCAGGGCTGCGCCGCGTTCTACGCAGTCGGGGACACCGCGCTGATGGTCGTACTCGGAGACGAGGGCGTCGACCTGGACCGGCTGCACCGTGCTACCCAGCCGGCGCTGCGCCGTATCGGCTCGATCCTCACCGCGACGGAATCAGCCGTGGCGACCGAAGGAGTGTGA
- a CDS encoding ABC transporter ATP-binding protein — MTSPKSAPPGSLLVASELRKAYGPTNALDGAEFSIHPGEVVAVMGPSGSGKSTLLHCLAGIVPPDSGSITYNGREMAGMSDGQRSQLRRTDFGFVFQFGQLVPELTCVENVALPLRLNGTSRKEAERTALSWMERLEVDDLRGKRPGEVSGGQGQRVAVARALVTSPRVLFADEPTGALDSLNGERVMELLTEAARSTNAAVVLVTHEARVAAYSDREIVVRDGKSRDMERVV, encoded by the coding sequence ATGACCTCTCCGAAGAGCGCTCCTCCCGGTTCCCTGCTCGTCGCGAGCGAACTGCGCAAGGCCTACGGCCCGACCAACGCGCTCGACGGCGCCGAGTTCTCGATCCACCCCGGCGAGGTCGTCGCCGTGATGGGCCCGTCCGGGTCCGGCAAGTCGACCCTGCTGCACTGTCTCGCCGGGATCGTGCCGCCCGACTCCGGGTCCATCACGTACAACGGCCGCGAGATGGCCGGCATGAGCGACGGGCAGCGGAGTCAGCTGCGGCGCACCGACTTCGGGTTCGTGTTCCAGTTCGGGCAGCTCGTGCCGGAACTCACCTGCGTCGAGAACGTGGCGCTTCCCCTCCGCCTCAACGGGACCTCCCGCAAGGAGGCCGAGCGGACCGCGCTGTCCTGGATGGAGCGGCTGGAGGTCGACGACCTCAGGGGCAAGCGGCCCGGCGAGGTGTCCGGCGGCCAGGGTCAACGGGTGGCTGTCGCACGGGCGTTGGTCACCAGCCCGCGGGTGCTGTTCGCCGACGAGCCCACCGGCGCCCTCGACTCGCTCAACGGCGAGCGCGTGATGGAGCTGCTCACCGAGGCGGCCCGGTCGACCAACGCCGCCGTCGTGCTCGTCACGCACGAGGCACGGGTGGCCGCCTACTCGGACCGCGAGATCGTCGTACGGGACGGAAAGTCGCGGGACATGGAGCGCGTCGTATGA